The nucleotide sequence AAGATGCAATTGTGTTCGAGATATGGAGTACAATAGGGATTGCATGGTATATTGTGGTTCTAGCGATATGGTGTAGATTCAGCCCCAGGCTAGACGGAGAAAGAGAtgtaattttactttagtttatGGACTGGCGTTTTGCTAATTGTTCAGCTCCGTAATCCTACGGTAGTTTGTATGGAGAACAGTACAATACCACTTGGGACTTCAGTTGGATCCTTAACCCGGTTTGAGAAGTAAGAAATGTTTCATGAAGAGTGCCGATGAGAATTTAGAGTAGGActataagattaaaaattAGCTTGTTTTACGTGCAATGGAGCCTCAGCTTACACATGCAAGGATGAAGAAACATCAAAGGATTTCACCGATTCTTAACGCCAAACAAAGCAAAGCCCAAGAAAACATAGTCATTCATCTATCAAATCCAACAAAGGAGATCTCATTATACGCCGTGCCATGCCGTTCAATCAATAACAGATCCACCATGAACCTGTCTGTAAACTTTTCCGTCCCAGTCATTCCATCCCACGGATAGACACCCTATACGCTGATGGTCCTGAAGACGCTGAACTCCTCTCCTGTGGCGACCAAGCTACCCGTGATCTGAGGGTGCCAGTGCACCTCCTTCACATCCTTGAGGTAGTGCACGAACAGCAGCTGGGGCGGCACGTCCTTGACACCCGCTGTGTCCTTGctctcctcgtcgtcaaGCTCGACAGCAAGATCCCAGAGTGTGACGGTGTTATCACCAGCAGCCACAGCGACGATTGAGTCGTCGGTAGGATGCCACTCAATGCTTGTGATCTGCTccttgttgaagttgaagctaGCGATGGGCTGGGGCTTGTCTGAACTGGCCTTCCACTGTCGGAGATCCCAGACGCCCCATGCACCGTTGTCGTCTCCGGAGGCGAGCAGGTGAGTTGTCTGTCGCGACCAAGACATGACGTTGACGTCGACATTTGAGACCTGCATGGTGATTGCGGGCTTGCGGGACTTGGATCGCACATCCCAAATGCGAATGGTGCCGTCGcttgaagcagaagcaaagaCAGATTGCTCGGAGGGTGACCACTGGAGCTCCTCGACACTGCTTGTGTGGCCCTGGAAAGGTCGGTTGTCGGTGACCCAGCCGCCTCCATCGGTGCGCGTTGTCACGTAAATGAGACCGTCGTTATCACCAGTGAGAAGCTTACCACCGGGAACTGTGGGAGACCAGTCAACGGCGTAACCTTCGGTCTTGTGAGCGCGGACAGTAGAGATAGGCTTGTTCTGCTGAGCGGAGATAGTAGTTCCGGGGTTGTCGAAGGAGGCGAGGTGGGGGGTAATATCGTGGATGTAGACGTTGCTTGACTCAGTCATTGTAGCAGTGAGAGTAGTTCCAGGTCGTCCAGCCTCCTGGCTGGGAATCTGGTGGGAGCGGATACGGTTGGTCGTAGAGTTGAGAGGGATAGACTTGCTCTCCAGGATAGGGTCAgagtcctcgtcatcatcgtcctccgAATCAGAGCCCTCATCACCACGGTCCATCTTGCTGAGACCGCTGAACTTCATGACCATGATCTGGTTGTCAGAGGCCTTTCCAGTCTCGGCTTGTGTTCCTGAGACAGTGTACATGGTAGCAGGGTAGGCCTTGCGGTTGTCGCCGAGGCCATCGCGGATGATATCGAAAGAAAGGCATGGCCAGGGTGTGCTGAGGTTGTGCAGCATCTCGTAGGTTGTCAGATCGGGGGCGAGGGTCTGGCCAGGCTCGAGTTTGCTTCGTCCAACGATGAAGGTTCCTTGGTCGACTTCCATGGCATCTGTTCACAGATTAGACTGAATTCTGAGCAGTTCAGGGATCATCACTTAcccttctcttcagcctcgcGCTCAGCATCAGGCCgtccatcaacaccagcctcGAGAATCTCATCCTCGCTCTCGAACTCGTCCTCGAACTCATCTTCAAACTCTCCCATCTCCTTGGTGTTGTCGTCAatgtccatcttctcagGGCGTTCGCCGCCCTTGAGGGCATCGCCGTGATCGGCCTCAGCAGTTCTCTTTGCCATGATTTGGAATATGTGGTGTTCTTTGGTTCGATCTACGAATTGAAACCACAAAAAGAATTGATTTTTTAGTTATCGCCGTCTTTTTGGTGCCCCTCCAAATCGACTGCAGGAAAAAATAAATTGGAGACTGCCGAACCCCGCCATGATCGCGGGGCTTTCCGAGAATTTACCGGCGCAAAGCCTTTTTCGGGATG is from Fusarium musae strain F31 chromosome 4, whole genome shotgun sequence and encodes:
- a CDS encoding hypothetical protein (EggNog:ENOG41~BUSCO:EOG09262DC1); this encodes MAKRTAEADHGDALKGGERPEKMDIDDNTKEMGEFEDEFEDEFESEDEILEAGVDGRPDAEREAEEKDAMEVDQGTFIVGRSKLEPGQTLAPDLTTYEMLHNLSTPWPCLSFDIIRDGLGDNRKAYPATMYTVSGTQAETGKASDNQIMVMKFSGLSKMDRGDEGSDSEDDDDEDSDPILESKSIPLNSTTNRIRSHQIPSQEAGRPGTTLTATMTESSNVYIHDITPHLASFDNPGTTISAQQNKPISTVRAHKTEGYAVDWSPTVPGGKLLTGDNDGLIYVTTRTDGGGWVTDNRPFQGHTSSVEELQWSPSEQSVFASASSDGTIRIWDVRSKSRKPAITMQVSNVDVNVMSWSRQTTHLLASGDDNGAWGVWDLRQWKASSDKPQPIASFNFNKEQITSIEWHPTDDSIVAVAAGDNTVTLWDLAVELDDEESKDTAGVKDVPPQLLFVHYLKDVKEVHWHPQITGSLVATGEEFSVFRTISV